One Methylosarcina fibrata AML-C10 DNA segment encodes these proteins:
- a CDS encoding YgiW/YdeI family stress tolerance OB fold protein has product MKRLSTLTTLIILAFVANAALAEYAGPSNVPAMTVKQLLDTGTDDQYATLRGRLVSHDGGKHYTFADDSGKLRVEIEPQLLPAGQTLDAKTRVEISGEFDKDFGEAEELEVKQLKVLP; this is encoded by the coding sequence ATGAAACGCTTATCGACCTTAACGACCTTGATTATTCTCGCTTTCGTTGCCAATGCCGCGCTGGCGGAATACGCCGGCCCAAGCAATGTGCCGGCCATGACCGTCAAGCAATTGCTGGATACCGGCACGGACGACCAATACGCGACCTTACGCGGCCGGCTGGTGTCGCACGACGGCGGCAAACATTACACCTTTGCCGATGACAGCGGTAAATTGCGCGTGGAAATCGAACCGCAACTGCTGCCGGCCGGCCAAACCCTTGACGCCAAGACCCGAGTGGAAATCAGCGGCGAGTTCGACAAAGACTTCGGCGAGGCGGAAGAATTGGAGGTCAAACAACTCAAAGTGTTGCCTTGA
- a CDS encoding ATP-binding protein has protein sequence MTGWLLQWLRGKAGGVSPSPYSLRRRLLVSVLGASALLWSISLAIMVNIAWDETNDVFDDGLEDAAQLIRAAGADLSGPAVANTGPIDRDRRHAGIYYQLVANNRVLRRTGPSPDEPFVTDFDRHKGFRTAWVGMAPWRVFVLRDEDGGLEVQVGQPLEARTEILEELADDLIWPAMMLLALLGAVIWLAISRLIGPIEQTALTLAGKTPEDLTPVAVVEQPVELQPIVNALNTVLGRLDHALQAERRFTADAAHELRTPLSALRMKIQLLERQHPEHRPSLRQLYHDTDRCTALIENLLTLARFDAAQAAALPREPVALPDLLDELRRYHLPQAETGQIGLAIECRVATLVGNADLLRIALRNLLDNALRYCPPGCRVRIDAKYIAGGIRLAVRDDGPGVEASQRSRLAGRFFRVLGNDRSGSGLGLSIVERIAALHGATLHFETGLDQRGLSAVLDFPIAGQEKNAV, from the coding sequence GTGACGGGTTGGCTTCTGCAATGGCTGCGCGGCAAGGCCGGCGGCGTTTCCCCTTCGCCCTATTCGCTACGAAGGCGATTGTTGGTTTCGGTGCTGGGGGCCAGCGCGCTGTTATGGTCGATCAGTTTGGCGATCATGGTCAATATTGCCTGGGACGAAACCAACGATGTGTTCGACGACGGCCTGGAAGACGCCGCTCAATTGATTCGCGCGGCGGGAGCCGACTTATCCGGGCCGGCAGTGGCGAATACCGGCCCGATAGACCGCGACCGCCGCCATGCCGGCATTTATTACCAACTCGTCGCTAACAACCGCGTATTGCGCCGTACCGGGCCGAGCCCCGATGAACCGTTCGTGACCGATTTCGATCGGCACAAAGGGTTTCGAACCGCATGGGTCGGCATGGCGCCGTGGCGGGTATTCGTCTTGCGCGACGAAGACGGCGGTCTCGAAGTCCAGGTCGGCCAGCCGCTGGAAGCACGCACCGAAATTCTCGAAGAATTGGCGGACGATCTGATCTGGCCGGCCATGATGTTACTGGCATTACTCGGTGCGGTTATCTGGCTGGCGATCAGCCGGTTGATCGGACCGATCGAACAAACGGCGCTGACCCTCGCCGGCAAGACGCCGGAAGACTTGACGCCGGTGGCGGTTGTCGAGCAACCGGTGGAATTGCAACCGATCGTCAATGCGCTCAATACCGTGTTGGGCCGTTTGGACCATGCGCTGCAAGCCGAACGCCGCTTCACCGCGGACGCCGCCCACGAACTGCGCACGCCGCTGTCCGCGCTGCGGATGAAGATCCAGTTGCTGGAACGGCAGCATCCCGAGCATCGGCCGTCGTTACGCCAGCTCTATCACGACACCGACCGCTGCACCGCGCTGATCGAAAATCTGCTGACACTGGCCCGTTTCGATGCTGCCCAAGCGGCGGCATTGCCGCGCGAACCTGTGGCGTTACCGGATTTGCTTGACGAACTACGCCGCTATCATTTGCCTCAAGCCGAAACCGGACAGATCGGCTTGGCCATAGAGTGCCGCGTGGCGACATTAGTCGGCAACGCGGATTTGTTACGTATCGCGTTGCGTAATTTACTCGACAACGCGCTACGTTACTGCCCGCCGGGGTGCCGGGTGCGCATCGACGCGAAGTATATTGCCGGCGGGATACGTCTGGCGGTGCGCGACGACGGTCCGGGAGTCGAAGCATCCCAGCGCAGTCGGCTGGCCGGGCGTTTCTTTCGGGTGCTTGGCAACGACCGCAGCGGAAGCGGCCTAGGGCTGTCCATCGTCGAGCGCATTGCCGCGCTGCACGGCGCCACGCTGCATTTCGAGACCGGCCTCGATCAACGCGGCTTGAGCGCAGTGCTGGACTTTCCCATCGCCGGGCAGGAAAAAAACGCCGTTTAG
- a CDS encoding response regulator: MRILLAEDDPSLGATLQSWLQLDGYAVDWVKRGDHAELALRAQSYQCLLLDRGLPGLSGDRLLSGLRAHGDDMPVLLITARDALSDRIAGLDLGADDYLVKPFDLEELSARLRAAIRRGSGQANGVLRHGGITLDPAGKHVTQNGATIVLTAREFAILHTLMLHGGRPAGRDRLEDALYGWGEEVESNTVEVHIYHLRKKLGHGLIRTMRGLGYVLESP, encoded by the coding sequence ATGCGTATCCTGCTCGCCGAAGACGATCCGTCGTTAGGCGCCACCCTGCAATCCTGGCTGCAACTCGACGGCTATGCGGTCGATTGGGTTAAACGCGGCGACCATGCCGAATTGGCGTTGCGCGCCCAATCTTACCAATGTCTACTACTCGACCGTGGTTTGCCGGGATTGAGCGGCGACCGTTTGCTCTCCGGCCTGCGCGCCCATGGCGACGACATGCCGGTATTGCTGATTACCGCCCGCGACGCCCTGTCGGACCGCATTGCGGGCCTTGATCTCGGCGCCGACGATTATCTGGTGAAACCTTTCGACTTGGAAGAATTATCGGCGCGCCTCCGCGCCGCTATCCGGCGCGGCTCCGGGCAGGCCAACGGCGTGCTGCGCCACGGCGGCATAACGCTTGACCCGGCCGGTAAGCATGTTACCCAAAACGGGGCAACCATTGTGTTAACGGCACGAGAATTCGCCATCCTTCATACCTTAATGCTGCACGGCGGCCGGCCGGCCGGCCGCGATCGACTCGAAGACGCCCTGTATGGCTGGGGCGAGGAAGTGGAAAGCAATACGGTCGAAGTACACATTTACCACCTGCGCAAAAAGCTGGGACACGGCCTGATCCGCACGATGCGCGGCCTGGGTTATGTGCTGGAATCGCCGTGA
- a CDS encoding DUF2490 domain-containing protein, with protein sequence MSGIVSKALNNLHFHKLPARSAGFVLLAGSLWGATAKADSVENMAGSWSSLTLSGKLGDFSPGLRGFRWTLIDQTRLRDDSPSAWRLNEDQFYAQMGFSVNSYASVWLGYVHDWHHSLGKTDYHESRPYQDLVFDFPVARFTAKIRTRLEERVNQSTGNVGIRLRQMSSLQFHLAFIDPKLSLYVGDEVLCHLNANSFGATGFSENRAMAGFSFQLNRQLGMDLGYLGQTIQETGGDIVLTHNVNANLSYRF encoded by the coding sequence ATGTCCGGAATCGTTAGCAAAGCGCTAAACAATCTTCATTTCCACAAATTGCCCGCCAGATCGGCTGGGTTCGTCCTGCTGGCGGGCAGCCTGTGGGGGGCAACGGCAAAAGCCGATTCCGTGGAAAACATGGCGGGCAGTTGGAGTTCGCTCACTCTTTCCGGAAAGCTCGGCGATTTCTCTCCCGGGCTTCGGGGATTCCGCTGGACCCTCATCGATCAGACGCGCCTGCGGGACGACAGTCCCTCTGCCTGGCGCCTCAACGAAGACCAGTTCTACGCGCAGATGGGCTTTTCCGTCAATTCCTACGCCAGCGTCTGGCTGGGCTATGTCCATGATTGGCATCATTCTCTCGGCAAGACCGACTACCACGAAAGCCGGCCCTACCAGGATCTAGTGTTCGACTTTCCGGTCGCGCGCTTTACAGCCAAGATCCGCACCCGTCTGGAAGAGCGGGTCAACCAGTCTACGGGCAACGTGGGGATTCGTTTGCGACAAATGTCCTCACTCCAGTTTCACCTGGCATTCATCGATCCCAAACTGTCCCTGTACGTGGGCGACGAGGTGCTCTGCCATCTGAATGCCAATAGTTTCGGAGCGACAGGGTTCAGCGAAAACCGCGCGATGGCCGGATTTAGTTTCCAGCTCAACCGGCAGCTAGGCATGGACCTGGGGTATCTTGGGCAAACCATTCAGGAAACCGGCGGTGACATAGTCCTCACGCATAATGTGAACGCCAACCTGAGTTATCGATTCTAA